One genomic region from Anguilla rostrata isolate EN2019 chromosome 2, ASM1855537v3, whole genome shotgun sequence encodes:
- the neurod2 gene encoding neurogenic differentiation factor 2 has product MLTRLFSDPSLLPEVQKYSGWMDDSESEDSKTKDDDQEHCRLADDDMEDGDLRGGSSRAHSEIAGEDEEEDEIDEDDGGDEVEGDRPKKRGPKKRKMTQARMERSKVRRQKANARERTRMHDLNSALDNLRKVVPCYSKTQKLSKIETLRLAKNYIWALSEILRNGKRPDVVSYVQTLCKGLSQPTTNLVAGCLQLNSRNFLTEQCQEGGRFNGPNPSFSMHPYPYQCSRLSSSQCQSGSNSHSIRNHAYCSAYDSVYTGGGSPEYNSPEYEGPLSPPVCINGNFSLKQQESVSPVAEKSYHYSMHYPALPSSRSAGAHNLVFGSSGVRGGVHSENVLPYHDMHLHHERAPVYEELNAFFHN; this is encoded by the coding sequence ATGTTGACGAGATTATTCAGTGACCCATCTCTGCTGCCCGAGGTACAGAAGTATTCGGGTTGGATGGATGACAGTGAAAGCGAGGACTCAAAGACTAAGGACGATGATCAGGAACACTGTCGCCTGGCTGATGACGACATGGAGGACGGGGACCTAAGAGGGGGAAGCAGCCGGGCTCACTCCGAAATAGCAGGcgaagatgaggaggaagacgagATAGATGAAGATGACGGAGGCGACGAGGTCGAAGGGGATAGGCCCAAAAAGCGTGGACCCAAGAAACGAAAGATGACACAAGCGCGTATGGAGCGGTCCAAGGTGCGCCGTCAGAAAGCAAATGCGCGGGAAAGAACCCGTATGCACGACCTAAACTCTGCACTTGATAATCTCCGTAAAGTGGTGCCCTGTTATTCAAAAACGCAAAAACTCTCAAAAATAGAAACTTTGAGGCTTGCCAAGAACTATATCTGGGCTTTGTCCGAGATCCTCCGCAACGGGAAAAGACCGGACGTGGTGTCTTACGTGCAAACTCTGTGCAAAGGCCTTTCTCAGCCCACTACCAACCTCGTGGCCGGCTGTCTGCAGCTTAACTCTCGGAACTTCTTAACAGAGCAGTGCCAGGAAGGAGGTCGTTTCAACGGGCCCAACCCCTCCTTCTCCATGCACCCATACCCATACCAGTGCTCCCGCTTATCTAGTTCCCAATGCCAGTCCGGTTCAAACTCACACTCCATAAGGAACCACGCGTACTGCTCAGCCTATGACTCCGTCTACACTGGAGGCGGCTCGCCGGAGTACAACAGCCCAGAGTATGAAGGACCGCTCAGCCCGCCCGTATGTATCAATGGGAATTTTTCTCTCAAACAACAAGAATCCGTCTCGCCAGTCGCTGAAAAGAGCTACCATTATTCTATGCACTACCCCGCCCTGCCCAGCTCCCGTTCTGCCGGCGCCCACAATCTTGTGTTCGGCTCGTCAGGAGTACGCGGCGGTGTCCACTCTGAAAACGTACTGCCTTACCACGACATGCACTTGCATCATGAAAGGGCGCCCGTGTATGAGGAGCTTAACGCTTTTTTCCACAACTGA